One Papaver somniferum cultivar HN1 chromosome 10, ASM357369v1, whole genome shotgun sequence genomic window carries:
- the LOC113318932 gene encoding dual specificity protein phosphatase 1-like isoform X1, whose protein sequence is MMAGVEDVYKTHIEKLLQAIYATKYIKEDNIPCEIEEGLYLGSLGAAHNKDGLKSKNVTHVLTVANMLAPPHPNDFIYKKIDVTDREGTDLTRHFVECFDFIDEAKTKGGGVLVHCFAGKSRSVTIIVAYLMQKRRLSLSQALEHVTSRRPKASPNPGFIRQLQNFEKSLEVNEAEKTE, encoded by the exons ATGATGGCTGGAGTTGAAGATGTTTATAAAACGCATATCGAAAAATTACTTCAAGCAATTTATGCTACAAAATACATTAAAGAAGATAACATCCCGTGCGAAATTGAAGAG GGTCTTTACTTGGGTTCACTTGGAGCTGCACATAACAAAGATGGATTGAAAAGTAAGAATGTCACTCATGTCTTGACTGTAGCCAATATGTTAGCACCCccacatccaaatgattttattTACAAGAAAATTGATG TGACTGACAGAGAAGGCACAGACTTAACACGACATTTTGTGGAATGCTTTGATTTCATCGATGAAGCAAAAACAAAAGGTGGTGGTGTCTTGGTTCATTGTTTCGCAGGAAAATCTAGAAG TGTCACAATCATTGTTGCATATTTGATGCAAAAGCGGAGACTTAGTCTATCTCAAGCTTTAGAACATGTTACGAGCAGAAGGCCAAAAGCTTCTCCTAATCCCGGTTTCATTCGACAATTACAGAACTTCGAAAAAAGTCTTGAAG TGAATGAAGCTGAGAAGACTGAATGA
- the LOC113318932 gene encoding dual specificity protein phosphatase 1-like isoform X2: protein MMAGVEDVYKTHIEKLLQAIYATKYIKEDNIPCEIEEGLYLGSLGAAHNKDGLKMTDREGTDLTRHFVECFDFIDEAKTKGGGVLVHCFAGKSRSVTIIVAYLMQKRRLSLSQALEHVTSRRPKASPNPGFIRQLQNFEKSLEVNEAEKTE from the exons ATGATGGCTGGAGTTGAAGATGTTTATAAAACGCATATCGAAAAATTACTTCAAGCAATTTATGCTACAAAATACATTAAAGAAGATAACATCCCGTGCGAAATTGAAGAG GGTCTTTACTTGGGTTCACTTGGAGCTGCACATAACAAAGATGGATTGAAAA TGACTGACAGAGAAGGCACAGACTTAACACGACATTTTGTGGAATGCTTTGATTTCATCGATGAAGCAAAAACAAAAGGTGGTGGTGTCTTGGTTCATTGTTTCGCAGGAAAATCTAGAAG TGTCACAATCATTGTTGCATATTTGATGCAAAAGCGGAGACTTAGTCTATCTCAAGCTTTAGAACATGTTACGAGCAGAAGGCCAAAAGCTTCTCCTAATCCCGGTTTCATTCGACAATTACAGAACTTCGAAAAAAGTCTTGAAG TGAATGAAGCTGAGAAGACTGAATGA